One stretch of Rhipicephalus sanguineus isolate Rsan-2018 chromosome 10, BIME_Rsan_1.4, whole genome shotgun sequence DNA includes these proteins:
- the LOC119406792 gene encoding adult enhancer factor 1-like: MTPDVNRPKMLIAPLVSAICPVSQELNKIVAFVLLDSSGEPPFLRSLEEVTFSRPSSGHTTTYIQSHMAWASVHSPDTSTNIDSTLGRELHRISSEVSFSPALGTSSVGMAVPEPNVATSGLKPFHCHLCPKRFAYKHVLENHIRTHTGERPFKCPTCLKDFARKDYLSYHVRMCRCRR; this comes from the exons ATGACACCTGATGTGAACAGGCCCAAGATGCTCATTGCACCTCT GGTATCCGCCATCTGTCCTGTCTCCCAAGAGTTGAACAAGATCGTCGCCTTTGTGTTACTGGACA GCAGTGGCGAGCCGCCATTCCTTCGGTCCCTGGAGGAAGTAACCTTCAGCCGACCATCGTCTGGGCACACGACCACCTACATACAAAGCCACATGGCCTGGGCATCGGTCCACAGCCCTGACACATCAACTAACATCGACAGCACCCTCGGGCGTGAGCTACATCGCATCAGCTCGGAGGTTTCCTTCAGCCCTGCGCTGGGGACGTCCAGCGTAGGAATGGCCGTTCCGGAGCCGAACGTTGCCACGTCCGGGTTGAAGCCATTCCATTGCCACCTGTGCCCAAAGAGGTTTGCCTACAAGCACGTGCTCGAGAACCACATCAGGACGCACACAGGCGAGCGTCCATTCAAATGTCCAACTTGTCTGAAGGACTTTGCGCGCAAGGACTACCTCAGCTACCACGTGCGGATGTGCAGGTGCAGGCGTTAA
- the LOC119372536 gene encoding zinc finger protein 665-like has protein sequence MLYIKCGIYLVGKITFLDCVGHHDYHRPIESSTSAARAPSGPNLQGGDPSGQTMMIVKQEPPSTDSSQDSTSMETLHSGQPNATTGQSSQIPMVVLVAPSRVETVRVPSPHSHSCHLCPETFASKELLDVHLNTHPSYCPHKCDRCSEVFTNVRLLELHMRFHHKCECLFRCSICLLSFATKRALTTHLTKHDHGRVQCKICSEWFDSCRALLDHRTKHFAL, from the exons atgctgtatatcaaatGCGGTATATATTTGGTAGGGAAGATAACGTTTCTTGACTGTGTAGGACACCATGACTACCACCGGCCCATAGAAAGCTCAACAAGTGCAGCTAGAGCTCCTAGTGGACCGAATCTTCAAGGCGGAGATCCCAGTGGTCAGA ccATGATGATTGTTAAACAAGAGCCTCCATCGACTGATTCAAGTCAGGACAGCACTAGCATGGAGACATTGCACTCCGGGCAGCCTAATG CCACTACTGGACAGAGCAGCCAGATTCCCATGGTGGTCCTGGTGGCTCCCAGTAGAGTGGAAACAGTGCGGGTGCCCAGCCCCCATTCCCACAGCTGCCATCTCTGCCCGGAAACGTTCGCCTCGAAGGAGCTCCTTGATGTGCACCTCAACACCCACCCATCGTACTGTCCGCACAAGTGCGACCGCTGCTCCGAGGTGTTCACCAATGTGCGGCTGCTCGAATTGCACATGCGATTTCACCACAAGTGCGAGTGCCTGTTCAGATGCAGCATTTGCTTGCTCTCCTTCGCGACTAAGAGGGCGCTCACCACGCACCTCACGAAGCACGACCACGGCAGGGTCCAGTGCAAAATTTGCTCCGAGTGGTTTGACAGCTGCCGGGCCCTGCTGGACCACAGGACAAAGCACTTTGCGCTTTGA